The following are encoded together in the Hyalangium minutum genome:
- a CDS encoding S8 family serine peptidase, whose translation MKRIKQAACTLSFLAVTACGGMEGQEFLDEEPKVGQVAQLLRSSKPVPGEYIVVLKNELKEVAQLGSESIAQEVALKHGGQVLHSYKAALKGFTLRLSEAQVQKLLQDPRVAYVQENGYVQVGATQTGATWGIDRIDQTSLPLNQTYTYNNDASGVHAYIVDTGVRLTHSQFTGRMGNGFDAITTGGTGADCHGHGTHVAGTVGGTTWGVAKGVTIHPVRVLDCSGYGTDAQVIAGIEWVVQNHVKPAVANMSLGGDASQPLDDAVTAAVNAGIVFAVAAGNDSTNACNYSPARAPAAITVGSTTSSDARSSFSNYGTCLDIFAPGSSITSASNSSNTGSTSMSGTSMASPHVAGAAALYLGANPTATPQQVRDALVSNGTQNKVTSPGTGSPNVLLYTSFIGGGTPPPVDTTAPSTSITSPAGGATLGGTATISASASDNVGVTKVEFYSGTTLLGSDTSSPYSFDWNTATVANGTYSLTTKAFDAAGNTATSAPVSVSVNNTTGSCSTATQLLINPGFEGTSGWTTSSGVINATTSGSAPYAGTSKAWLNGYGSARTDYAYQQISIPATACSASLTFFVKITTSETTTATAYDKLAIQVRDSANTVKATLATYSNLDKSTAYAQKTFDLSAYKGQTIRIYFNGTEDASAATSFFLDEAGVNITQ comes from the coding sequence ATGAAGCGCATCAAGCAAGCTGCGTGCACCCTCTCGTTCCTGGCAGTCACCGCATGCGGTGGCATGGAAGGCCAGGAGTTCCTGGACGAAGAGCCGAAGGTCGGCCAGGTGGCCCAGCTCCTGCGGAGCTCGAAGCCCGTCCCTGGCGAGTACATCGTCGTGCTGAAGAACGAGCTCAAGGAGGTAGCGCAGCTCGGCTCGGAGAGCATCGCGCAGGAAGTGGCGCTCAAGCACGGCGGGCAGGTGCTCCACTCCTATAAGGCGGCGCTCAAGGGCTTCACGCTGCGGCTGTCCGAGGCGCAGGTCCAGAAGCTGCTGCAGGATCCTCGCGTGGCCTACGTGCAGGAGAACGGCTACGTGCAGGTGGGTGCCACCCAGACGGGCGCCACCTGGGGCATCGACCGCATCGATCAGACGAGCCTGCCGCTGAACCAGACCTACACCTACAACAACGACGCGAGCGGCGTGCACGCGTACATCGTGGACACGGGCGTGCGGCTGACGCACAGCCAGTTCACGGGCCGCATGGGCAACGGGTTCGACGCCATCACCACGGGCGGCACCGGCGCGGACTGCCACGGCCATGGCACGCACGTGGCGGGCACGGTGGGCGGCACCACCTGGGGCGTCGCCAAGGGCGTAACGATCCACCCGGTGCGCGTGCTGGACTGCAGCGGCTACGGCACGGACGCGCAGGTGATCGCCGGCATCGAGTGGGTGGTGCAGAACCACGTCAAGCCGGCCGTGGCGAACATGAGCCTCGGTGGCGACGCCTCGCAGCCTCTGGATGACGCGGTCACCGCCGCCGTCAACGCGGGCATCGTGTTCGCCGTCGCCGCGGGCAACGACAGCACCAACGCTTGCAACTACTCGCCGGCCCGCGCCCCGGCAGCCATCACCGTGGGCTCCACCACGAGCAGCGATGCGCGCTCCTCGTTCTCCAACTACGGCACGTGCCTGGATATCTTCGCGCCGGGCTCGAGCATCACCTCGGCCTCCAACAGCAGCAACACGGGCTCCACCTCCATGAGCGGCACCTCCATGGCCAGCCCGCACGTGGCCGGCGCGGCGGCGCTGTACCTGGGCGCCAACCCCACCGCCACGCCGCAGCAGGTGCGTGACGCGCTGGTGAGCAACGGCACTCAGAACAAGGTGACCAGCCCCGGCACGGGCTCGCCGAACGTGCTGCTGTACACCAGCTTCATCGGCGGCGGCACGCCTCCTCCGGTGGACACCACGGCGCCGAGCACCTCCATCACCTCGCCGGCCGGGGGCGCTACGCTGGGCGGCACCGCCACCATCAGCGCCAGCGCCTCGGACAACGTGGGCGTGACGAAGGTGGAGTTCTACTCGGGCACCACGCTGCTGGGCTCGGACACCAGCTCGCCGTACAGCTTCGACTGGAACACCGCGACGGTGGCCAATGGCACCTACTCGCTGACGACGAAGGCGTTCGATGCGGCCGGCAACACGGCCACCTCCGCGCCGGTGTCTGTCTCGGTGAACAACACCACGGGCAGCTGCTCCACCGCGACCCAGTTGCTCATCAACCCGGGCTTCGAGGGCACCTCGGGCTGGACCACCAGCTCGGGCGTCATCAACGCGACGACCAGCGGCAGCGCGCCGTACGCGGGCACCTCCAAGGCGTGGCTGAACGGCTACGGCAGCGCTCGTACCGACTACGCCTACCAGCAGATTTCCATCCCGGCGACTGCGTGCAGCGCCTCGCTGACGTTCTTCGTGAAGATCACCACGTCGGAGACCACCACGGCGACGGCCTACGACAAGCTGGCCATCCAGGTCCGCGACAGCGCGAACACCGTGAAGGCGACGCTGGCCACCTACAGCAACCTGGATAAGTCCACGGCCTACGCGCAGAAGACCTTCGATTTGTCCGCGTACAAGGGCCAGACGATCCGCATCTACTTCAACGGCACCGAGGACGCGTCGGCCGCCACGAGCTTCTTCCTCGATGAGGCCGGGGTGAACATCACCCAGTAG
- a CDS encoding SOS response-associated peptidase family protein, whose protein sequence is MCGRVTVQTPAVDLAREFGLAGIRNAIERPRFNLAPTQMMPIVANDGQRMLDTYRWGLIPGWAKDASIANKLINARCETVAEKPSFRSALKRKRCLVLVDGYYEWKQSTKPKTPFFFHRKDRKPLALAGLWEEWTSPETGEVIRTCCLITTGPNALVTPIHDRMPVILSKEGQEQWLRPEPQEAAALMPLLVPYAEDALDMYEVARVVNSPSNDVPECIERVAA, encoded by the coding sequence ATGTGTGGACGTGTGACCGTTCAGACCCCTGCGGTGGACCTCGCGCGTGAGTTCGGCCTTGCCGGTATCCGCAATGCCATCGAGCGTCCCCGGTTCAATCTGGCCCCGACGCAGATGATGCCCATCGTCGCCAATGACGGGCAGCGGATGCTGGATACGTACCGCTGGGGGCTCATCCCTGGCTGGGCGAAGGACGCGTCCATCGCCAACAAGCTCATCAACGCGCGCTGCGAGACGGTGGCCGAGAAGCCCAGCTTCCGCTCGGCGCTCAAGCGCAAGCGCTGCCTGGTGCTCGTCGACGGCTACTACGAGTGGAAGCAGTCCACGAAGCCGAAGACGCCGTTCTTCTTCCACCGCAAGGACCGGAAGCCGCTCGCGCTCGCTGGGCTGTGGGAGGAGTGGACCTCTCCCGAGACGGGCGAGGTGATTCGCACCTGCTGCCTCATCACCACGGGCCCCAACGCGCTCGTGACCCCCATCCACGATCGGATGCCCGTCATCCTCTCGAAGGAGGGGCAGGAGCAGTGGCTGCGTCCGGAGCCGCAGGAGGCCGCGGCCTTGATGCCGTTGCTGGTGCCCTACGCGGAGGACGCTCTCGACATGTACGAGGTGGCGCGCGTGGTGAACTCGCCCAGCAACGACGTGCCCGAGTGCATCGAGCGCGTCGCGGCCTGA
- a CDS encoding chemotaxis protein CheW, translating into MAVSESEGRQSYLVFACGSSWYAVPAESAAEVVTFPELTRVPGAPAYLLGVFAHRGEVIPVVDMGLLVGTGSQSTKRAVLVRLPRGSLALTASTVAGVSLVSGSLEPLGSSGVHVHLRGPAKGAQRDVAVIDTDGLFDHLSQGA; encoded by the coding sequence ATGGCCGTCTCTGAGTCTGAAGGGCGACAATCCTACCTTGTGTTTGCATGTGGGAGCAGCTGGTACGCGGTGCCTGCGGAGAGCGCGGCGGAGGTGGTTACCTTCCCGGAGCTCACGCGGGTGCCGGGGGCTCCTGCCTATTTGCTGGGCGTCTTCGCGCACCGGGGTGAGGTGATCCCCGTGGTGGACATGGGGCTGCTGGTGGGAACCGGCAGCCAGTCCACCAAGCGCGCGGTGCTCGTCCGGCTGCCCCGGGGCTCGCTGGCGTTGACGGCGAGCACGGTGGCCGGTGTGTCCCTGGTGTCCGGCAGCCTGGAGCCGTTGGGCTCCAGTGGCGTGCACGTGCACCTGCGCGGCCCGGCCAAGGGTGCCCAGCGGGATGTGGCGGTGATTGATACCGACGGGCTCTTCGATCACCTCAGCCAGGGAGCCTGA
- a CDS encoding sigma-54-dependent transcriptional regulator, whose product MPASVLIVDDEKNILLTLSQSLQLAGYHTELASSGQVALDVASARPVDAVLMDVKMPDMDGLTALGRLHEMKPELPVIMMSGHGTIDTAVKATQLGARDFLEKPIARDRLLVALRNVLKHQAVIEELQELRAQLGRYDMVGTGPAMQRIFSLIQRTAPSEGRVLITGENGTGKELIARALHQHSRRKNEPFVKLNCAAVPHELIESELFGHEKGAFTGAVSVRRGKFELAHAGTLFLDEIGDMPSAMQAKLLRVLQEGELERVGGAETIKVDVRVIAATNKNLEKEIADGHFREDLYYRINVVQIHSPPLRERREDLPDLIDTFLTESCARNGRKPLKLSPEALSVMASYDYPGNVRELRNLVERLAILCEGPVVSGPEAVELLPRGRGGAVPIPSPAAPSAVFPAVAPPMAPASPPSEAAPTRAPEPAPQVGFRPRVDRTFREQVEDAEREIILHTLAHTQDNVTEAARLLDLERGHFYKKMKALGLRRSAADKEPTQGPSGE is encoded by the coding sequence ATGCCCGCGTCCGTGCTGATCGTCGATGACGAGAAGAACATCCTGCTCACGCTGAGCCAGTCGCTGCAGCTGGCCGGGTACCACACAGAGCTGGCGAGCTCCGGGCAGGTGGCGCTGGACGTGGCCTCGGCGCGGCCGGTGGACGCAGTGCTGATGGACGTGAAGATGCCGGACATGGATGGGCTCACGGCGCTGGGGCGCCTGCACGAGATGAAGCCGGAGCTGCCCGTCATCATGATGTCGGGGCACGGGACCATCGACACGGCGGTGAAGGCCACGCAGCTCGGGGCGAGGGACTTCCTGGAGAAGCCCATCGCGCGGGACCGGCTGCTGGTGGCGCTGCGCAACGTGCTCAAGCACCAGGCGGTCATCGAGGAGCTGCAGGAGCTGCGGGCACAGCTGGGCCGCTACGACATGGTGGGCACGGGGCCGGCCATGCAGCGCATCTTCTCGCTCATCCAGCGCACGGCGCCCTCCGAGGGCCGCGTCCTCATCACGGGTGAGAACGGCACGGGCAAGGAGCTGATCGCGCGGGCGCTGCACCAGCACTCGCGGCGCAAGAACGAGCCGTTCGTGAAGCTCAACTGCGCGGCGGTGCCGCACGAACTCATCGAGAGCGAGCTGTTCGGCCACGAGAAGGGCGCCTTCACCGGAGCAGTGAGCGTGCGGCGCGGCAAGTTCGAACTGGCGCACGCGGGGACGCTCTTCCTGGACGAGATTGGCGACATGCCGTCCGCCATGCAGGCCAAGCTGCTGCGGGTGCTGCAAGAGGGCGAGCTGGAGCGCGTGGGCGGCGCGGAGACAATCAAGGTGGACGTGCGGGTCATCGCCGCGACGAACAAGAACCTGGAGAAGGAGATCGCGGACGGCCACTTCCGCGAGGACCTCTACTACCGCATCAACGTGGTGCAGATTCACTCCCCTCCTCTCCGGGAGCGGCGCGAGGACCTGCCGGATCTGATCGACACCTTCCTGACGGAGTCGTGCGCGCGCAATGGGCGCAAGCCGCTGAAGCTGTCGCCGGAGGCGCTGTCGGTGATGGCCTCGTACGACTACCCAGGCAACGTGCGCGAGCTGCGCAACCTGGTGGAGCGGCTGGCCATCCTCTGTGAGGGCCCGGTGGTCTCAGGCCCCGAGGCCGTGGAGTTGCTCCCCCGAGGCAGAGGAGGCGCAGTGCCGATCCCCTCCCCGGCCGCTCCCTCGGCGGTTTTCCCGGCGGTGGCGCCCCCCATGGCGCCAGCCTCACCTCCCTCCGAGGCGGCTCCCACCCGTGCTCCCGAGCCGGCGCCCCAAGTGGGCTTCCGTCCCCGGGTGGACCGCACCTTCCGGGAGCAGGTGGAGGACGCGGAGCGGGAGATCATCCTCCACACGCTGGCGCACACGCAGGACAACGTGACGGAGGCCGCGCGCCTCCTGGACCTGGAGCGCGGCCACTTCTACAAGAAGATGAAGGCCCTGGGCCTGCGGCGGAGCGCGGCGGACAAGGAGCCCACGCAGGGCCCCAGCGGAGAGTGA
- a CDS encoding OmpA family protein, whose translation MRLKALCVAVSFLAVPGMALAQSPLDKFKNAAGKKVEETTKGTLEKKVNAKLKDEASKNQCSFKSGTDVLEPGCDQKLKNLSNALVDAKKQLDSSGVKNYKFEVSGHTDSSGDAAKNKQLSEKRAAVIVKELVARGVPQSEIIAIGRGSEQMLVKPDNTAAKKAKNRRYEIQVRF comes from the coding sequence ATGAGGCTGAAGGCACTGTGTGTCGCTGTGTCGTTTCTGGCGGTTCCGGGCATGGCCCTGGCTCAGAGCCCGCTCGACAAGTTCAAGAACGCCGCAGGCAAGAAGGTGGAGGAGACGACCAAGGGAACGCTGGAGAAGAAGGTCAACGCGAAGCTGAAGGACGAGGCCAGCAAGAACCAGTGCAGCTTCAAGTCCGGCACGGACGTGCTGGAGCCGGGCTGTGACCAGAAGCTGAAGAACCTGTCCAACGCGCTGGTGGACGCGAAGAAGCAGCTCGATTCCTCGGGGGTCAAGAACTACAAGTTCGAGGTCTCCGGCCACACGGACTCGTCTGGCGACGCGGCGAAGAACAAGCAGCTGAGCGAGAAGCGCGCGGCCGTCATCGTGAAGGAGCTGGTGGCGCGCGGCGTTCCCCAGAGTGAAATCATCGCCATCGGGCGCGGCTCGGAGCAGATGCTGGTGAAGCCGGACAACACGGCCGCGAAGAAGGCGAAGAACCGGCGCTACGAGATCCAGGTCCGGTTCTGA
- a CDS encoding tryptophan 7-halogenase: MSSTTDVLVAGAGPAGAVAALVLARAGLTVRLMDDLPVERLAPRVGESLPGAARPLLRDLGLVEMVDSTHALAPGNVSAWGSDALVPTDFIRDPHGPGWHLDRSLFDQQLRTVALNAGAQLHPGHVRAIRGAPQSWQVVNTQGECLGARFVIDATGRYAAIARRVGARRRRDTPLIALPAWASAATEDAEMRTLVEGTQEGWWYSSRLPGAQRIAVLHTTPAHAQAIRRSATAWHEALSATTHVRRLWPSPLPPPVRAVDASGAVTDPPAGPGWLAVGDASLAFDPLSSQGLFHALYTGLRGAQAVLAGTSDALGAYAARLTSVRRRYREHRAIVYAIEDRWPTAPFWHTARAAVMAP, from the coding sequence ATGAGCAGCACCACGGATGTGCTGGTGGCGGGTGCGGGTCCGGCGGGGGCGGTGGCTGCCCTGGTCCTGGCCCGCGCGGGCCTCACGGTGCGTCTGATGGATGACTTGCCAGTGGAGCGTCTGGCGCCGCGCGTGGGCGAGTCCCTGCCCGGCGCTGCGCGGCCTCTCCTGCGGGATCTGGGGCTGGTCGAGATGGTGGACAGCACCCACGCCCTGGCGCCGGGCAACGTCAGCGCGTGGGGAAGCGACGCCCTCGTGCCCACCGATTTCATCCGCGATCCCCACGGCCCGGGTTGGCACCTGGACCGGAGCCTCTTCGACCAGCAACTCCGCACCGTGGCGCTGAACGCTGGCGCGCAGCTGCATCCAGGTCATGTCCGCGCCATCCGTGGCGCACCGCAAAGCTGGCAGGTGGTGAATACCCAGGGCGAATGTCTTGGCGCCCGCTTCGTCATTGACGCCACCGGCCGCTACGCCGCTATCGCTCGCCGGGTGGGCGCCAGACGCAGACGCGACACGCCGCTCATTGCCCTGCCTGCCTGGGCGTCCGCTGCCACGGAGGACGCGGAGATGCGCACGCTCGTGGAAGGGACGCAGGAGGGTTGGTGGTACAGCTCTCGTCTGCCGGGCGCGCAGCGAATCGCCGTGCTGCACACGACACCCGCCCACGCCCAGGCGATCCGCCGCAGCGCCACCGCGTGGCACGAAGCCCTCAGCGCCACCACGCATGTTCGCCGGCTGTGGCCGTCCCCGCTCCCTCCACCGGTGCGCGCCGTCGACGCCAGCGGCGCGGTCACCGATCCGCCCGCCGGACCTGGCTGGCTCGCTGTCGGTGACGCCTCCCTGGCCTTTGACCCTCTCAGCTCCCAGGGCCTGTTCCATGCCCTCTACACTGGCCTGCGCGGCGCCCAAGCTGTGCTTGCAGGTACGAGCGACGCCCTCGGCGCCTACGCTGCCCGCCTCACTTCGGTTCGCCGACGCTACCGGGAGCACCGCGCCATCGTCTACGCCATCGAGGATCGCTGGCCCACCGCGCCTTTTTGGCACACCGCGCGCGCGGCCGTGATGGCACCGTGA
- the dgt gene encoding dGTP triphosphohydrolase: MSKERNERWKQLLSGQRLGSRYPPRVNEERTEYDIDYDRIVFSSAFRRLHDKTQVFPLSTSDYTRTRLTHSIEASCVGRTLGQLAGKALNRQGVEVEPAHLGTIVAAACLAHDIGNPPFGHSGEAAIQHWAEQKLPAWPPKPSGPPSFFASEAEWQDLMRFEGNAQGFRILNRLQARERKGGMRYTVATLGAMSKYPSPSVIPGRARDKQFISEKKFGYFQDDAELAREAFKELALAERAPGSFARHPLAFLVEAADDICYTVIDLEDSAMLGLIPMDTACSLLEGLARMKESGPSAQEPPPEGPQTELQSESRLGVLRSGAIGVLIQECVAVFSETVQEMEQGRWEKSLVSVRESMSSRVDAIRNITREKGYQSERVLQIESAGFKTLGGLLDMFASSIVTDAPNKEEKKLRQLLPLEFLQRPGGHELDRNKAISNLTPYQRLLCVTDYISGMTDGFAVELYQRLSGIKLPA; this comes from the coding sequence GTGAGCAAGGAACGAAACGAGCGATGGAAGCAGCTGTTGTCGGGACAGCGCCTCGGTTCCCGCTACCCGCCCCGAGTCAATGAGGAGCGCACCGAGTACGACATTGACTATGACCGCATCGTCTTCTCCAGCGCCTTCCGGCGGCTGCACGACAAGACCCAGGTTTTCCCGCTCTCCACCAGCGACTACACGCGGACGCGGCTGACCCACAGCATCGAAGCCTCGTGCGTGGGGCGCACGCTGGGGCAGCTCGCGGGCAAGGCCCTGAATCGCCAGGGCGTGGAGGTGGAGCCTGCCCATCTGGGCACGATCGTCGCCGCGGCATGCCTTGCGCACGACATCGGCAATCCGCCGTTTGGCCACTCGGGAGAGGCCGCCATCCAGCACTGGGCCGAGCAGAAGCTTCCCGCCTGGCCGCCCAAGCCCTCGGGCCCACCGAGCTTCTTTGCCTCCGAGGCCGAGTGGCAGGACCTCATGCGCTTCGAGGGCAACGCGCAGGGCTTCCGCATCCTCAACCGGCTCCAGGCCCGCGAGCGCAAGGGCGGCATGCGCTACACCGTCGCCACGCTGGGCGCCATGAGCAAGTACCCGAGTCCCTCCGTCATCCCAGGCCGGGCACGGGACAAGCAGTTCATCTCGGAGAAGAAGTTCGGGTACTTCCAGGACGACGCGGAGCTGGCGCGCGAGGCCTTCAAGGAGCTCGCTCTGGCCGAGCGCGCTCCGGGCTCCTTTGCTCGTCACCCGCTGGCCTTCCTCGTCGAGGCCGCGGATGACATCTGCTACACGGTCATCGACCTGGAGGACTCGGCCATGCTGGGCCTCATCCCCATGGACACGGCTTGCTCGCTGCTAGAGGGGCTGGCGCGGATGAAGGAGTCAGGCCCCTCCGCGCAGGAGCCCCCGCCGGAGGGCCCGCAGACTGAGCTCCAGTCCGAGAGCCGCCTGGGCGTGCTGCGCTCGGGCGCCATTGGGGTGCTCATCCAGGAGTGCGTGGCCGTGTTCTCCGAGACTGTCCAGGAGATGGAGCAGGGGCGCTGGGAGAAGTCACTCGTCTCCGTGCGCGAGTCCATGTCGAGCCGCGTGGACGCCATCCGGAACATCACCCGTGAGAAGGGCTACCAGAGCGAGCGTGTGCTGCAGATCGAGAGTGCGGGCTTCAAGACCCTGGGCGGGCTGCTGGACATGTTCGCCTCCTCCATCGTCACGGACGCTCCCAACAAGGAGGAGAAGAAGCTGCGCCAGCTGCTCCCGCTCGAGTTCCTCCAGAGGCCAGGCGGACACGAGCTGGATCGCAACAAGGCCATCAGCAACCTCACCCCGTACCAGCGCTTGCTCTGTGTCACCGACTACATCTCCGGCATGACCGACGGCTTCGCCGTGGAGCTCTACCAGCGGCTGTCCGGCATCAAACTTCCGGCCTGA
- a CDS encoding glycoside hydrolase family 31 protein translates to MRLDESAFEPTRLHLWGARAALEVRCPMPGVLRIRHAPSSASFGFAHPQLAPKQSWAVVTDQNLPLQVNEDSGTFLVTVEGLSLELAASTGTWTLRDTHGRELVRCESVSGESHPNMPLSHHRSRLALNAPPGEAYLGFGEKVGALDKRGMRFTFWNTDVMPHHPDTDPLYISIPFCLGLREGVAWGFFLDEPWRSEVDVAYGEPDRVRWESWGPELDVYLFAGPHPADVVRRYVTLTGRPPLPPLWSLGAQQSRWGYETADDIRGVIQAYRTRGLPLDVVYLDIDYLDAFKVWTWDRTRFPDPQGLTREAASAGVRVVPIINPNVKAQESYPIYEEAKEQDFLVRADSGDVLLGEVWARPAVFPDFTREEVRYWWGDLHQEFLEQGIAGFWNDMNEPACFELLEAGGSVSAMGGRMEEAKRREGKTLPYAARHGKRRHVEVHNVYGMAMTQAAFEGFRRHAPQRRPFLLTRAGYAGIQRYAAAWTGDNSSHWEHLELSMPMLMGLGLSGVAFTGVDIPGFIGRPSAELFARWTQLGTFYPLMRNHAAKPMPFQEPWRFGPQHLELAKAALERRYRLLPTLYSLMHEAAENGLPVLRPLMMLDPADTEALQAFDQFLFGRDLMVAPITKPGQTKRMVYLPKGQWLEWPNMERPCSVKEGGQHIIADGPLNTIPTWLRAGGALALTKPALHTTTANWPYLEWHIHVGPDVRARLYEDEGDGYGESRLSLITGSFDRGRFTLERRVQGKLAPVRQQETLYLYGLKGVRSVTGALELGAWKDGVLEIPMGVDWDRLVVNV, encoded by the coding sequence ATGCGCCTGGATGAATCCGCTTTCGAGCCGACCCGCCTGCACCTCTGGGGAGCACGTGCCGCGCTGGAGGTGCGGTGTCCCATGCCGGGCGTGCTGCGCATCCGGCACGCGCCCTCCTCGGCAAGCTTCGGCTTTGCCCATCCTCAGCTCGCTCCCAAGCAATCCTGGGCGGTCGTCACGGACCAGAACCTGCCGCTCCAGGTGAACGAGGACTCGGGCACGTTCCTCGTCACCGTGGAGGGCCTCTCGCTGGAGCTGGCGGCCTCCACGGGGACCTGGACCCTGCGAGACACGCATGGCCGGGAGCTGGTGCGCTGCGAGTCGGTGTCCGGAGAGTCGCACCCCAACATGCCGCTGAGCCACCACCGCTCGCGGCTGGCGCTGAATGCGCCTCCGGGCGAGGCGTACCTGGGCTTTGGCGAGAAGGTGGGCGCGCTGGACAAGCGGGGGATGCGCTTCACGTTCTGGAACACGGACGTGATGCCGCACCACCCGGACACGGATCCGCTCTACATCTCCATTCCTTTCTGCCTGGGGCTGCGCGAGGGGGTCGCCTGGGGGTTCTTCCTGGACGAGCCGTGGCGCTCCGAGGTGGACGTGGCGTACGGGGAGCCAGACCGGGTGCGCTGGGAGAGCTGGGGCCCAGAGCTGGACGTGTACCTCTTCGCGGGTCCGCACCCGGCGGACGTGGTGCGCCGGTACGTGACGCTGACAGGGCGCCCGCCGCTGCCTCCGCTGTGGAGCCTGGGGGCGCAGCAGTCGCGCTGGGGCTACGAGACCGCGGATGACATCCGCGGCGTCATCCAGGCCTACCGCACACGAGGGCTGCCCCTGGACGTGGTGTACCTGGACATCGACTACCTGGATGCCTTCAAGGTGTGGACGTGGGACCGGACGCGCTTTCCGGATCCGCAGGGGCTGACACGCGAGGCGGCAAGCGCGGGCGTGCGGGTGGTGCCCATCATCAACCCCAACGTGAAGGCCCAGGAGAGCTACCCCATCTACGAGGAGGCGAAGGAGCAGGACTTCCTGGTGCGAGCGGACAGCGGGGACGTGCTGCTGGGCGAGGTGTGGGCCCGGCCGGCGGTGTTCCCGGACTTTACGCGCGAGGAGGTCCGGTACTGGTGGGGGGACCTGCACCAGGAGTTCCTCGAGCAAGGCATCGCGGGCTTCTGGAACGACATGAACGAGCCAGCGTGCTTCGAGCTGCTCGAAGCGGGCGGGAGCGTGTCGGCGATGGGCGGGCGAATGGAGGAAGCCAAGCGGCGCGAGGGCAAGACGCTGCCCTACGCGGCGAGGCACGGGAAGCGGCGGCACGTCGAGGTGCACAACGTCTACGGCATGGCGATGACGCAGGCAGCCTTCGAGGGCTTCCGGCGGCATGCGCCCCAGCGGCGTCCGTTCCTGCTGACGCGCGCGGGCTATGCGGGAATCCAGCGCTACGCGGCGGCGTGGACGGGAGACAACTCGAGCCACTGGGAGCACCTGGAGCTGTCCATGCCGATGCTCATGGGGCTGGGGTTGTCAGGGGTGGCGTTCACAGGGGTGGACATCCCGGGCTTCATCGGCCGGCCGAGCGCGGAGCTGTTCGCGCGGTGGACGCAGCTCGGCACGTTCTATCCGCTGATGCGCAACCACGCGGCGAAGCCGATGCCCTTCCAGGAGCCGTGGCGCTTCGGGCCGCAGCACTTGGAGCTGGCCAAGGCGGCGCTGGAGCGACGCTACCGGTTGCTGCCCACGCTGTACTCGCTGATGCACGAGGCGGCGGAGAATGGCCTGCCGGTGCTGCGCCCGCTGATGATGCTGGACCCGGCGGACACGGAGGCGCTGCAGGCGTTCGATCAGTTCCTCTTCGGGAGGGATTTGATGGTGGCGCCCATCACCAAGCCGGGCCAGACGAAGCGGATGGTGTACCTGCCCAAGGGGCAGTGGCTGGAGTGGCCGAACATGGAGCGGCCGTGCTCGGTGAAGGAGGGAGGCCAGCACATCATCGCGGACGGCCCGCTGAACACGATTCCCACCTGGCTGCGGGCGGGTGGAGCGCTGGCGCTCACGAAGCCCGCGCTGCACACGACGACGGCGAACTGGCCGTACCTTGAGTGGCACATCCACGTGGGCCCGGACGTGCGTGCCCGGCTCTATGAGGACGAGGGCGATGGCTACGGGGAGTCCCGCCTCTCGCTCATCACGGGGAGCTTCGACCGGGGCCGCTTCACGCTCGAGCGCCGCGTCCAGGGCAAGCTGGCTCCCGTGCGGCAGCAGGAGACGCTGTACCTCTATGGCCTCAAGGGCGTGCGCTCCGTCACGGGCGCGCTGGAGCTGGGCGCCTGGAAGGACGGTGTGCTCGAGATCCCGATGGGAGTGGACTGGGACCGGCTCGTGGTGAACGTCTGA
- a CDS encoding OmpA family protein, translating into MRRISMVAGLALAMAFMTGCPKPYPNCDNDEACQSHGEVCVQGQCQECATDANCKEGFSCQANKCVPKAPECTTDTACGDGRICEAGKCAPAQCKGDTQCPSGSKCERGRCQAPQNTCSSSADCGEGQECKAGQCVAGGPKQCNWEPIRFGFNEATLSSEGQSRLSELADCIKSTKASGKITLEGHADDRGTEEYNLQLSNRRAASVKRYLVDLGIPSKSLDTVGYGETRPLNQASDEEAWSQNRRVEFRR; encoded by the coding sequence ATGCGTAGGATTTCGATGGTGGCAGGGCTCGCTCTCGCCATGGCGTTCATGACGGGCTGCCCCAAGCCCTACCCCAACTGCGACAACGACGAGGCGTGCCAGTCCCACGGCGAGGTCTGCGTCCAGGGGCAGTGCCAGGAGTGCGCCACCGATGCCAACTGCAAGGAAGGCTTCTCCTGCCAGGCCAACAAGTGCGTCCCCAAGGCCCCCGAGTGCACCACCGACACCGCGTGCGGTGATGGCCGCATCTGCGAGGCGGGCAAGTGCGCCCCAGCCCAGTGCAAGGGCGACACCCAGTGCCCCTCCGGCAGCAAGTGCGAGCGCGGCCGCTGCCAGGCGCCGCAGAACACCTGCTCCTCCAGCGCCGACTGCGGCGAGGGCCAGGAGTGCAAGGCCGGCCAGTGCGTGGCCGGTGGCCCCAAGCAGTGCAACTGGGAGCCCATCCGCTTCGGCTTCAATGAGGCCACGCTGAGCTCCGAGGGCCAGAGCCGCCTGTCCGAGCTGGCCGACTGCATCAAGTCCACCAAGGCCTCCGGGAAGATCACCCTGGAGGGCCACGCGGACGATCGCGGCACCGAGGAGTACAACCTCCAGCTCTCCAACCGCCGCGCCGCCTCGGTCAAGCGCTACCTGGTCGACCTGGGCATCCCCTCCAAGAGCCTGGACACCGTGGGCTACGGCGAGACTCGCCCGCTTAACCAGGCCTCAGACGAGGAAGCGTGGAGCCAGAACCGCCGCGTCGAGTTTCGCCGTTGA